ATATCGCTGCCTGCCGTCGGCGCGAGGTGCCCTGTCGCGACAGCATTCGTTCTGTGGGAGAAGAGGGGCGAGGATGGTGTGCGGCCGAGGGCTGCTCCGCGCCCGGCCccttccccccgctccccgcggcagcGGCTCCGTCAGGGGCTGCCTCAgccccccccctcaaaaaaaaaaccagggggCTTCAGGTATATAtcgctgttttaaaaataataataaaaaataaaaacgggCGGGGAGGCGGTCGCAGGCCGGGCCGCCACGGGGCCGGCTCCGCGGGGCGGCAAATACCGCCGGGGCCCCCCAAAACCGGAGAATTTCCCCCAGAACGAGGGGGGAGGTTGGGCTGCGGgtcgcccccgccccgccgcgatCCGGCCGCGCCGGTTCAGGCCGAGCCTCCGCTGCCCGAGCTCCCCCGCGCTGCGTCACCCGCCGCGACGGCGTCACCCTCCGCGTGCAGCCGCGTGAATCTCCTcggatggggggggcggggggggatcaggggggtggggggtccggTTCGGCCTCCCCCGAGTGCGTGGTGTCGTGCGGGACCGGGGCGCTGCGCGACGTCACAGCGCCGCATCGTTCCGCGGGGCTCCGTGACGTCACGGCAGGGCCAGGGCGCTCCGTGACGTCACAGCGCGGCACGGCTGGGCGGCGTggcgcccctcccccccctccgggACCCCCTCGCAGCGAACTCGGGGTGATTGGTGCCTCCCCCCCGTTCTCCCCATTTCTCGAAGCCGAAGCCCgactcaccccccacccccgtccGGGCGGTGCCCAGGGCGGAGTacgccccccccccgacccccccagccGGGGCCGCCCCTCACCGCCGCCTCTCTCCGCAGGACGATGGAccggcctcccgccccgccgccccccagtGACCCCCGCGATGCCCGCCCCCCCCGGAGGCACGACTCGGAAGCGGAGCCCACGAGCGATCCGGAGAGCGGCCGCGGGGGGATGGAGACGCCGGCtgaccctcagctgctgctcaacGGGGCGTCCAAGGAGGCGGGCCGGCcctcccccgggccccccgccgcccccgtgCCCGTCATCGAGCTGGTGcggcggggggggtccctggaCATAAAaagccgggaggcggcgggggaggcgaTGCAGAGAGCGCCGGGAGCCGAGCCCGCCTGCGAGGCCCGCATGGTGCAGCTGAGCCCCCCCACGCtcccgctgcagccccccggcaggGCCATGCTCTACAACCTGGGCCAGCCGCTGGCCACCATCAACAGGTCCGTGTCTCCCCAAAGCCCACCCCCGGAGGGGGACCCCGAAGGGAGCCCCGCTGgggagcgggggaggggggggcagcatcTCTTCCTCCGCGCGGGGCTCGGGGCTTAGTCATCGCGGGTTTGCATGCAGCTTTGCAAAGGAAGAAAGGgggggtaaaaagaaaaaaaataacccgAAAAACTgcctttcttagaaaaaaaaaaaaggaaataattcgcGGTAGAAATGGAGCGAAGGGGTCCGCCGGTGCCCGTCGAGAGCCGGTTTGGTGCCTCGGGGCTCCCCGGGCGCTCCCTGTCCCCCGACGGGTCCCGCGGACGAGCCAAGGGACAGAAGcagggcgctgcccccccccccccccccctcccgctggGACGCAGCCCCTGGCCCCGCTGCCGCCTCCTAGCCCGGGACCTCGGGGGGGGACTGCGGTCCCGGCTCGGGTGGGCGCCGGTGCCCAGCGGCCGCGGGGCAGAAatccgcggggagggggggggagagggttTGCTCCGGGGTCCTCACGCCGCCCGCATCCCCGTCGCCCACTCAGGGCTGGCGTCCCTCGGTGCGTGTCGCCGGGCGGCCGCGTGTCGTGTCGTCGTGTCGCCGGGCTCGGCTTCGTGAGCCCTGAGCTCCCTCCGCGGTCACGCAGCCGCTCGGCTTCCCGCCGGCCCCGGGTActtccccagcccccagccccccgccccccggggccgggccggggggggccggcggggggccaGCCCGTCCTCACGGCCTCTCCGCTTTCCGTTCGCAGCGGGTTTTTCGGCGAACCGGACTCCTTCTCCATGTACGGCGGCAACCGGGTGAAGAGGAGACCCTCTCCCTACGAGATGGAGATCACCGACGGTGAGAGCGCTGGCTCCTGGGGGGGTTGTCCCCCATCTGCTGAGCGGGGCGAGGTGCTGGGGTTAAAACCCCCAAACTGTGAAGGGCaaagggttggggggggggggcagctccccCGGCGAGCAGAGCCTgggcccgccccggccgcccacTCGCAGCCCGCTCGGTGGGCTCGCTCGCCCGCGGCAGAGCCGTTCGCTGAGGGATGAAATCCGCAGGCAGCCGCTAAATTGAAGCCTCTGTCGAAGGGCAGAGGCTGGGTGAGGGCCGCCGCGGTGACAGCGCTGTGTTTGCGGGCCCCGTCAGCCAGAAGAAGTCCCTGAAGCAGAGCGCGGCCCCGGGAAcgacccccccctctccccccacagcGTTTAACCTGCCCGGGAGCGAAGCGCCGAGCCCCTGCTCAGGGCCTGCGACCGGTGCCTTGTTGGGGACGTGCCCGCACCCCGTTGCGGTCTCCCGTGGGGCAGCACCCGCGCCCGGTCCGGGGTCGGCGCAGAGACCCGACGGGCGGGCATCCCCGTGGGACCGGCGGGATCGCACCGCGGGGAACAGGCGGGGCAGGACCCCGGCGCGGGGTGCGggaggctgcgggcgggcggcagcgctgcCCACTCAGAGGGACGCTTGCGAGGGCAATTCGCGCGTGGAATAAGGCTGACGCGTCCGTCTGCGGAGTGAGGAGCCCGTCCACGCGAGGTCCACCGAGATGCGCTGTCTCTTCCGCAGCTGGAAACGCTGCGTTTCAGTCGCCGGGCGATGAATTCTCCTCCTCGCAGCCAGCTGTCCCTTTCCTTCCACCCGGCTAATCTAAAACCGGATCAAATCATAACCCACATCACCCTGAAATAACACGGCATGAAATGATGCGCTCGGGGCACTGCCTGCCTTCATCagtccccccctccccactccctgcTTGGTCCCTTCGGGTCCCCTCACCCCCCAACGAGAGGGTCTTTTTGTCCGGGTCCCGATTCAGAGGCTCAGTGGCTGCGGTGCGAAGTCCATCATATCACGGTGTCTGACTAAAGCTGCTGACGTGCTGTTAAACCAGGTATTCAGGGTTACAGGGACACTTGGTTATAACCCAGCTTTTGCTTGCCAGGCAACGCAGACGCACAGACTGGGCccgatcctgggggttctgcccCATGTGAGTCTGCAAGACCGGGCTCGGAATTTTCGAGTGAGAAAAATAGGTACCGGGGGATGAAACGGGAGCGGTTTGCAGGGCCGTGAGTCCCGTGCTGAAGCGTCTGTGTGGTCTGCTGGGCTCTGCTCGTCGCTCTGAGGGTCCCCAGCCGGGTGGCACCCCTGGCACAGtggggtcctgcagcccctcagccctcaggaggagcagaagggcagGAGAGCCTTGCCGGgtgcttggtgttttttttcctctggaaggaAACGAGCGGTGGGTTTTTTGCAACTATTTCTTTATCCGTTTTTGGGGTAGTTTAGTGCATTGAATATCATCTTTAAAAATAGATACAAATGgagataaaaatgtaaaaaaagcaTCTGCAAAGATACTCCACAACTTTGGAAGCTCATCTTTTTGTTAGTTTTCCTCAGACctttaattacaattttaaaaatcatcagtCAATCAGTTGGAACAAAATCCAGGCAAAAATTCTCAGCCGGCTGCTTGAATTAATTCTGAGGCAAGTTTCTTTATGAGAAATAAATCTCTTCTATTATATCTCAGCTAAGGGGCATTTCAAATTTTTCCATTGTTTGCCACGTTTTTGCCAAAACCCGATCTCTTTCTAAAACGTATTTTTAATTCAGTTAATGCAGGAATCAAAAATCTGAGTGGTGTCAGAACTTGTGTTATATCCTGGAGCTTGGTTTGGGTGCCCCTGGATGAAAATAAACAGGTGTCTTTTTATGATTGCTGACCTATTTATGCATCGATACCTTTTAGTTGGCAACTTTCAGCAAGCAGAGATGCATGTTTGAAGCCTGTGAAGACTGAAAAtatctcaagatttttttttttaaataaacagtatccaagggttttttttctcatactCTTATGGGTGTAAAAAGGTTTGAAGCTGCATCTGCTTCTAGATCCAAGGCTGGTCACTTTGTCTTGCGGAAAGAGCGTTGAAGTGTTGAAGCTGTTGTATTACTGTAGCAGGCTGCAGCACACGCTCCGCTGCCTTACTAACAGTgctgggcagccctgtgctggcaAGGTCCCCTTAGTTGTCCCCCTGCCTTCCCCACGACCCCGTGGCACAGCAGGCTGTGCACATCAGGGACAAGAAACCTTCCCTTTCCATGAGCTCTTGCACATTAACTCATACGAAGGGCATTTACGTGCTGTTTGGGAGTGGAAAATTTGCTTTATTAAAGGGTCAGACCAGGATCTTAGAGGTTGGAGACGAATTTCTCACTCCGACATTCCCCAGctgatcccgggggctctctgTGATTTTGGGGGActccctgctcctgggcacaCTGCGATGAGCAGCAAGTTGTATGGCTGCTCGCACGCTGGAGAAGCCGGTAGCTTGAAGCCAGTGGCTGCTGGGGAGCGTGTCCCCACACAAACCCTGCGGTGGGGGCTATTTTCTGTGGTGGGCTGCACCGAAGGGGCTCAGTTTCCCCGAAGGGAGGAAAGTGTAATGGTGTTTAATCAGCTGGAACATGGGATTCCTCTTATCAGTCATGCTAGGTGGGATCTGTCAAGGTGCAGCCTGCCTAGGATGCCTCAAAAATCACATCTGTTTAGCCACTCCACCGCAATCAAAGCAGCCATGAGCTTCGCTATGTaagaataatgatttttaaatgccCCTCCCGGGGATGCTGGTTTCACTGGGTGATGGCAGAGCTATGGCTTAAACTGCTCACCACGGCCAGGGTCTTGCTCCCGCCAGGAGGGAGCAGCTAGGCAAGTATCTCAgagtggggctgcaggggaggggTGGTGCGGATGGGAATATCCACAGCCTGACCTTGGGGTGCGACTCACCGATCTGTTACCTGCAAGTCATTGCCTCGTACTTTGTGATCGTCTTCACTGTATGTGATGCTTCCCATCCTATGGGCTTTCTGCCGTGGTCATTCTCCTAGAGTTTCATAAAACTGCTGTGTCCTTCCACTGCTGGTGTCTCCTGGAGATGAGGATGGACAGggcataataataaaataatgttgCGGTAGTATCTCCTTACATGAGCTGGTTTCCATGGACCCAAGGACCTGCAGTCCTGCTTTACAGCATTGCTACTCCTGTAGCACAGTGCTTTTGGGTCTCTTCTAGCACAGAGACAACGCCTTGCTCGTGCCAACAGCAGTTACCCTGATGATAAGAAAAGAGAATTGGTGCGTTCTGTGGATTCTTCCTGTGCAAGATGCCCCACCAGGAATATGGCTGTAAAATGACAGGGAGGTCATGTGTAACTGAGCCAAGTGGACACCTCTAGCAACTTAGAGCCCCTGCTCTCATTAGTGTCAGACAGGGAGTCTTTGTCCTGTAACGCTGATATGCAGAGAGAGCAGGCGGTCCTCAGGTCAGCTGTGAAACTGCTCCATCCTCCACCCACGATCACCCTTGCAGCAAGGACGCTGCTTTCACTCCGTGGGTCTCATTGCTACCTGTCCTCGTTGCTAGGGGGGAACCCGGCCACCCCATTCCATACAAACCACCCGGAGGGCTGGTGGCGGTCCTACAGCCTTTATCAGCTCTGGATCTTGCCTAAGTGAGGGAAAATCTCCAGATCTTAGAGCTGTCAAAACCTCTGCTCAAACTCGTTTCCTCCTGTCTTAATGGTATGGCCTTCAGACGTTTTTgggatagaaaaaaaaaccatctgGTGAGATAACCTTTTCACAGGACCTTTTTTGCTGAGATACCCTTGTCAATGAGCTGAGATACCCTAAAATACAGCAGCCTTCTGCACAGGCGTCATGGCCTAAGCCTTCCTCCTTGGAGGGGCAAATATAGGCATCTTGGGGGATACCTAAAAAGATGCAACTCCATTTTTCCCTTCCACTGGATTGAACAGAAGTTATGGCTACCTTACCTCATCAGGTTAGTTTCCAGTCAGCTGGAAACTCCTGTTTCACTGCCTTGCTGATGTCACTAAAATAAGTCTTTTGATTTGGGAAATGGTGACCTCTTCAGCAAAGTAGTTACTGACCCTTTATGCACTGCTCCTAATTCTGCATGGTTGCAATTGCAGGTCCTCATACGAAAGTGGTTCGTCGCATTTTTACCAATAGCCGGGAGAGGTGGAGACAGCAGAACGTCAACGGAGCCTTTGCAGAGCTTCGCAAGCTcatccccacccacccacccgacAAAAAACTGAGCAAGAATGAGATTTTGCGCCTAGCTATGAAATACATCAACTTCCTGGCCAAGCTGCTCAACgaccaggaggaagaaggaaaccaAAGGGGCAAAGTGAACAAAGACTCTGGGATTGTCCAGGAAGACCTCCTGCAGGACATGTTGTCTCCCAACTCTAGCTGTGGAAGTTCTTTAGATGGAGCAGCGAGCCCGGACAGCTTCACGGAAGAGCACGAAACGCTAGATTCGAAGCACACGCGGAGCCTGCACCACGCCATTCTCCCCGTAGAAGGCACCGCGCAGCGGTGATGACCTTCTGCATCGCTCCCGAAGCACCAAGGGGGAGGCGAGACCCGAGCACGCGGATGCTGGGACTTGTGCCGGTGGGATTTGGGACTCTGCCTTTCCCTGGGGGCTCGGGCTCCCCGTTCTCCCCAGACCAGGACGGAGCAACTGATGCGTTGGCCGAGGACAAGACCAAACCAGATGGACGTTCAGCATTTAGGTACGTGATCGTACAAAGAAGAAAAGCGTTGAAGTCATCTTCATTGTACATACTGCTCACGATGTGACTCTGCGGAGGGGCAGGAGGCGCGGCCAGCACCTCTCCAGCATTTAGAGGGTTCTCAGACTGTCTGACCACCGTCAGTTTTTAAACAGTCACCTGGTTGAGACACGAAACTCCTCTTTCGCTGTCGGTGGAGGCCACCGACGCTTTCCAGCTCCACGGGGTGCTGGAGACTGCTGAAACCCGCCAGCGCTGCAGCATTTCTCCAGCCCGTGGCATACACAACCGGTCTGAGCGGGAGCTGGGGCCGCGTGTTCCTGATGTCCGAGAGCTTTTGACTGTGTCTTTTTAAAGAGGTGAAAAAATACCCTCAGCAAAAGAACTATTAAAAGGATTAagactttttctctctcttttttttctccccctcccctcctttcttcttttcctttctacctAACTTTGGATCGTTTGGGGTTGTTGTATTTATGATGTGGGATTACTTCTGTTTATCTCTGTCATGCAGTATCCACTGAATGAAAAGGTACATAGGTGTTTTCTGCCGCCCTCCTGGCCTCTGATTTTTCTGCTGGTAACGCTCAGCGGGTGAGCTCCAAGCCTGTTGTGTTCTCTTAGAGCTTTCCCAGCGGTTTCCGTAGGGCCAGAGCTTCTCTAAAGGAAGACGAATTTCAGAATTggtaagagggggggaaaaaatttgCTAGTGGAGCATCCCCTCGGACTGGgggatttttaaattcaaaaagcaacaaaaaaggcaaaaggagTCGATGGCGCATCAACAGTGCGCGTGTACATAGGGTATAAAAGGGTTTTAATGCTATGCTttgaattttttggttttattgtgTGAAAATGTTGGTGGTTCAGCTGTGCCAATGCCCGCAGGCTGGACTACAGCGCTGGATTTAATCCGGCATTAGGAGGATCCTCACCTGCCCGAGGCTGCTAGGAACCCACAGCTGCTCCAGATCTTGGGGGAAGCGCCAAGAGCAGCGGTGGGATTAGCCGCCGTTCCCAAGTTTTCAGGTTGCTGCAAAACTGATGGCCACGACTGAGCGGATCCTCTgatccccgctgcccccccgggAAGGCATTTGGGAAACAGactggggagcagggggctgctgcggcagcggcggcggctgggaGCTGAGGAGCACATCATGCCATCACCGCTGCGCCAGGCCCATCTCTCACCCATCACTTGATGCCTGACCGAGCGATTGCCCCGAGCTCATCCTCTCCCTCCTCAGAGATTTCATGGCAAGAAATCTCCTCCACgctacagtaaaaaaaaccctacacacgTCCTTTGGAAGGGAAAAAGTCGCTCGAGCGGGGACACCTTTCACTGCACTCGTTCCTCAAGGGTGCTGAGGTACAAGGAGACACAGCGGGTTCAGGTGGGTGCCTGCAAGCCTGTCCAGGCTTAACTCAGAGCCCTGCCGTTTCCATCCCCGTGTGGTTTTAACGCTTCGTTGTAAATAATAGGTGGGAGGCTGGTGCGTGGGTTGGCATGTTAGGTGGAATTAATTGCCTGGAAAGGGGTCCCAGCCCGAGCAAAGGTTTCCAGCATAGACCCCAAATCGTGTGAAACCACCGTAGACCCCAAACCCTCTGCAACCACCAATCTCCCCCATCTTAACTTGGAGAAAAGGATAAAATCTTCTTCCTGGGTCTGGATTGCCCATGCTCAGGGGTTTTTATTAAGGGGGATTTCCCGTAGGGCTGGGCCGGGGGAGAGGCGCCAGCGGGTGATGGAGTGGGGCTGAGGAAGAGGTCTGGGCTGCTCCCAGTGTTGGGGTAGGAGAGGCGgcctgggggtgggggctggcaggTGGGGACCCTCCGGGAAGGGAGAGGGGTGCTGTCACACAGGTAAAGCTGTTCTTGGTCTTCAGTGTGAAAAATCACACCAGAGTGGGGTGGGTGAGGGTCTTACaccttttttattaaattattgcaAGAAAAAATCACCATCACTCAGAAATCCCTCATTccccacattatttttttttttaatcttttcagtaGCTGAACAGTTGGGAAAATGGTACAACCGTGGTGGTacccccccaacacccccacgcacGGGTGCGGTTGCTCATAGCCCGTAGCAGAGCGTGCCGCGGGCCTCCCGGGGTATGTACAATTGTACTTTAATTGTGATTTGAATGGTACATttcctctgcccacctctcctcctgcctgttTCATCTCTCGCTGTGTGGACCATCGCCTCCATTTCTGTTGGAAACCACATCTTGGGGCAATGTCGTACTGTGTGAGTGAATTCCCTCCTTACGATTTTTGGGTTTTTCAGCCCCGTCCCTTTCTCTGCCACCCTCCCCGtggatttctgcattttttctgcagaaacGAAGTAACCAGACCTGGTACCCTGAGTCTCAACCCACTGTGGATGTGCTATTTAGAAAACACATTTGTtgtaatgtgtgtgtatatataaatatatatatataatgaataTATCGAGAATATTTCTAAATAAAGTTTTACAAAGCAGCCTCCACTTGCTGTTTGCCTTTCTCCCACCTCATCGCTTGGATCCATCACTACTTTGGTATTGCATTTCAGGGTGAGGATGCCCGGATGGTCCATCCCCAGCCACTGAAAGTCATAAACATGCAGCAAAAACCTTGCAAAAGGATCTGCTAACTTTTTTCTTGCTTGGCTCATGCCGTCCAGCCTGGGCTGGGCTTTTGCAGAGAGAGCAAGCAGGAGGAAGAGTGCgtggggccgacaggaaggaagACGGGCGGTGAAGCAATCCCCCCGCCGCAGGCGAGCGTTACCAGCCACTGCTGCGTTACCCCCAGCACATTAATTGCAGGTCCCCAAAAGGTTCTGACGGTCTTTACCCTTcttttggggagggggacagtGCGAGGAGGGGGCTATGGGGGGCAGTGCTGCTTCCCTTCACATCCAGGCAGTGTTTGGGCACGATTTAATAGGCAATGACagtaattcctctttttttttgaagaaaaaaaaagaagttgttctCACAGCCATGTGCACAAACACTTTAAAAACCAATTGAGCTGGTAACATTAGCAGGGAGTGTTGACAGACTAAGTGGTCCATTGAACATGTGTACATAtttgcatatatgtgtatatctttatatatatgtgtgtgtatctatctatctatctatctatctatatatatacacatctatAACTGCAGCACCAGGCTGCTGATCATGGCCAACACTGTACCCATAGCATGGAGCAGGTGAACAGGAATGGCACCGcaagtattttcttctctttaatttctgtgattttcagaGTCATCACCTACTTAAACAGGGTCTTTTAGAGCATCTCTTGCTTTTTTAAAGCATTCCCCCAGAAGCTTAACTGCTTAACACCAccctcccccccagcagccaACAATTGCTTGTAAAGTTTCTGTGTGAAAGAGGGGGACCCCTCCCAGGCTCTGACCCGGGGGTGCAGGGATCCCTCTCCAGGCACAGCCCCGCGTGAGGGACACGGGGGGACCCCCAGCCAGGCTGAGCACAGCCCCCGCAGCCgaggctgggctggtttctatgCCGGGCGCTGGCAGGAGGTGTAGGGCGGCATGGGGTGGCGTGGGTCTGCTGGGTGTTTATCTGGGGTGGGACGATCACGGCTGCACAGCTGGTTTAAACCCTgtcccctgtcctgctgccagcccagggagAGCTGATAGCTCACCCACCGTTTAtctctccctcccacctcccggccctctccctccctccttccgtCGCCTTCCACCTCCCCcatctgctgcttgctttcttcagttaaAACGTCCTTCATGGCCACATGGCCTTTGCCATGCGAAGGGAAGAACATCCTCCAGGTGGAGGTTTCAAACCATTCCCTGaacatatatatttaatatatagcCCTATAGTCTACAGAAAGAGCTGAGAGGGTGCTGATGCCATCCGCTCCGCAGCAGAATGGCCAACGGGAGTCACTCCTGATGGACCCTGGTGATGGTGAGACCTTGGGAGCTGCTGCGCTGGAACAGGCTCTGGGGA
This sequence is a window from Opisthocomus hoazin isolate bOpiHoa1 chromosome 6, bOpiHoa1.hap1, whole genome shotgun sequence. Protein-coding genes within it:
- the TAL1 gene encoding T-cell acute lymphocytic leukemia protein 1 isoform X2, with product MTMDRPPAPPPPSDPRDARPPRRHDSEAEPTSDPESGRGGMETPADPQLLLNGASKEAGRPSPGPPAAPVPVIELVRRGGSLDIKSREAAGEAMQRAPGAEPACEARMVQLSPPTLPLQPPGRAMLYNLGQPLATINSGFFGEPDSFSMYGGNRVKRRPSPYEMEITDGPHTKVVRRIFTNSRERWRQQNVNGAFAELRKLIPTHPPDKKLSKNEILRLAMKYINFLAKLLNDQEEEGNQRGKVNKDSGIVQEDLLQDMLSPNSSCGSSLDGAASPDSFTEEHETLDSKHTRSLHHAILPVEGTAQR
- the TAL1 gene encoding T-cell acute lymphocytic leukemia protein 1 isoform X1; this encodes MTMDRPPAPPPPSDPRDARPPRRHDSEAEPTSDPESGRGGMETPADPQLLLNGASKEAGRPSPGPPAAPVPVIELVRRGGSLDIKSREAAGEAMQRAPGAEPACEARMVQLSPPTLPLQPPGRAMLYNLGQPLATINSGFFGEPDSFSMYGGNRVKRRPSPYEMEITDGNADAQTGPDPGGSAPCPHTKVVRRIFTNSRERWRQQNVNGAFAELRKLIPTHPPDKKLSKNEILRLAMKYINFLAKLLNDQEEEGNQRGKVNKDSGIVQEDLLQDMLSPNSSCGSSLDGAASPDSFTEEHETLDSKHTRSLHHAILPVEGTAQR